The nucleotide sequence ACGAATGGCTGCGATGTGAACCGGACATGACCAACGAAGGCGCTGGTGGAGAAGATCCGCGACAACGGTTGCCATCATCACGTGCGAGCGTATCGCGACATCACACGATGCATATAGAGAGACTTGTGGGAAAACGAAAACACGATGGAAAAAGGCGGAGGAGTCGTCGGCGGGTCCCCTCTGCTCCTCCGCTGGCAAGGCGGTGGGACGTCCCGGAGAAGGAGCCGGAGGGGGCCGTCGACACGCGGCGCTAACGTTGGGAAACCTCCGTGCCGTGGATGATTTGAATTGACCTGGAGGAGTTGATTTGCCTCGTTGGGTTGAATTCGCAGCGGAGGCCGCCATAATAGAAAGGAGTAGTGATGGAAAGGAAGGCTAATGCGCGCATGTCGACTAAGAGTGACATACTCAATTCAGATACCCGGTTTCCTAATGTGTGGATTTGGCACTCGAACAGTCTTTGAAGACAAAAGCTATGGTGTTGAAACCCTTGGTGCCTCACATCACTCCTCTCATGTTCTGGATGCGTTGATGATGTGCTCTACCTAATTACTCTTTTTATCTTTCGGAGAAGCCAAATAGCCCATAAAAAGAGTAGCATgccataaataaaaaatttacgtATTTTCGTGGATATTCTTTATTAAAATTACTCCTCCCATATAAGCAACAACAATCGGATACTATACCATGGATTCTTACAAAAAATTGACACTTCATTTGAGGTGGATATCCTGAGATGCATTAATTAATTACATTGAATTTTTAGGGTCAATGTATGATTATGGAGGTCTCACCAATCTAAATATATGTTCCAATGTGATCAAAGAGTAGTTTCAGATGAAGAGCCCCAAACCTGTGGTGTCacattcttgccattccatcagtTCTATTCTTGTCGTGTTTTGGACTTGTGATTCCTTTCAATCAAAAGGAACTTCACGTACTCGTAACATTTATGTTGATACGATCGATTCACATGCAGAGTAACTGAACCACAAGTAACACAAACTGTACAAAGAGAATACTTAGCTGTATACTGGACACTAACTTTGGTTATGGTTGATGGCCGAGCCTCAGCTCCAGATCCAGTTcagctccttcctcctcctcctgcctCCCTTCTCCACCATGAGTGGTCAAGCCCAAGCGTAGGTCTTCACCGAAGCGGCTCGTGTCGTGTGTCATCTGCGAGCCGCTTGCCACACTCATCCTCGCCTCGTCCCTTCCGGTTGATGGCGACGATGACGACGCAGGTGGGAAGTACATGGTGTAACCCTTCAATGGCTCGAAGGCCGGAGGGCGGTAGAAGGCGCTGCAGCTGTTAGCGTACTGGTCGCGGTGTCGGTAGCCGTCCGAGTCGTCCTCGGTCCTCTCCAAGACCGAAGGCCGCTCCCTGGCTCGATCTTTCCGGTGGATGTTCATGTGCCCCCCTAAAGCTTGCGCGTTGGAGAAACCCCTCTTGCAGAAGGTGCACTCGTAGTACGGCCGCTTGGTTCCTGCGTCATCGTGCCCCGTCGGCTCCGCAGAGCTGGTCTCTTCGCTCGATGCCGTGGCGTCCTTTTTATGTCCATCTTCTTCCATCTCTGGTTCGAACACCGGCTTCGGAGGGGTGGAGGAGGTGGACGATGGTGGGAAGGGACGCCTTTGTATGCTGGAGATGGTGGCAAAGGACAAGAGAAGGGCATTGCTATTGTCAAGGACGTCGGGGTTGAAGGAAAGCTGGGGGAAACACGGTTTGATTGTCCACTTTGGGGGAGTATTCTATTTGGCCGGCAATGGCGTGTAGCTGATCCACTGCATCATCTTCCTCGACCCAGTTGGTCCGGTGACGACCTTGGAACTTTTAGCCGCGGCTGCAGTGCTCGTAAAATAGCTCTCTTACGTAGGTAGGAACCCTTGACGAGGTCAGCATTGAGGCAGACCACCATTCAAGTCTAAGTCCCACCATTCCTTTGCCTGCACTTGTTATCCATGTTTGGAGGTCTCGGCATGACCACCCCTTGCCTCTGGTTCTGTTACTGATTCATTGCACGCTTGCCTTTCCAAGTGAAGTCAGAAGGAAACCTAATTCGGAGAGTTGCTATAACATCTTCTCGTATctgatcatttttattgatatagatataagaattaaaaaaatataaaaataattcttgATTAATAGAATTCCATTTTATAGAGATATCTTAGGTCAAAATTTGTATTATCCAATaaacaataaaactgatttcttctatttttttttgaatttactttttttttcttgttaaatTATTACATATGAAGAAGAtcctaatcaaatttatttaaataaaatataaattaagttCCTCAGACATCATCATTCCTTTCGGCTCTTGTTCTCTCTTAGAATATTAAGAATGATTGACAAAAAAGATAATGACTGCTACTGGCCACAGACTGTCACAATGACAAGATACTAACGAATAGCCGTGACAAAAGTTGTTGGCTTATATATGTCGATGTGATCTAGAGAATGTAAACTTGTGTTATCAGACTCTCACTTGATGCAGAAGACTTTGAGCTTCATATTTGGTCACGAGTTGAAGCCAGTTGAACTCACCATCTTTTGCCTTCTATGTGGGAGGGTTTAATTTACGTTAAAAGAGGGACTTTTTGCTTCTTATAGAGTTAAAGAAGAGTTAAGTGCAGGCAGATGACATGCATGAATGTTTGGTGATGCTAATTAGGTTTCTACCTCGTAGGCAAGCATGAAATGCATGTGTTTACTTATGTAGGGGTAGAGatctgaattagatatatatatatttattatccgTGTATGAGGGCGGCACTCAGCTATACGTTCATCTGAATCGGACACAACTGGAAAGGGCTCCCTCAGCATCATGTCCAGATATGCTCTTCTGGACATTCTTACTGTTGTTTTCCTCTCTCATCCCCCATCTGCGGTGCAGCTTCTCGTTCT is from Musa acuminata AAA Group cultivar baxijiao chromosome BXJ3-8, Cavendish_Baxijiao_AAA, whole genome shotgun sequence and encodes:
- the LOC103994550 gene encoding transcriptional regulator SUPERMAN-like — translated: MEEDGHKKDATASSEETSSAEPTGHDDAGTKRPYYECTFCKRGFSNAQALGGHMNIHRKDRARERPSVLERTEDDSDGYRHRDQYANSCSAFYRPPAFEPLKGYTMYFPPASSSSPSTGRDEARMSVASGSQMTHDTSRFGEDLRLGLTTHGGEGRQEEEEGAELDLELRLGHQP